In Microbacterium binotii, one DNA window encodes the following:
- a CDS encoding Ppx/GppA phosphatase family protein gives MRLGVLDIGSNTVHLLVADAHPGGRPLATTSHRTVLRLMRYLTPTGAISEEGVRALEDAVAEARETARREGVAELLATATSAVRDATNGELVIARIEEALGQPLQVLGGEDEARFTFLAVRRWLGWSAGQILLFDIGGGSLEIAAGSDELPERAASVPLGAGRMTVGYLPEDPPGEEAVERLRAHAAEVLSPVAAGFQALPRPDHVAGSSKAIRSLARLAGYPAPGWSGSERLLLPRQALGSWIPRLARLPASARQELPGITPDRTFQIVAGAVVLHTAMRTLDIDELEVSPWALREGVLLRYIEAMAWG, from the coding sequence GTGCGGCTCGGAGTTCTCGACATCGGTTCCAACACCGTGCATCTGCTCGTCGCGGATGCACACCCCGGCGGAAGGCCTCTCGCGACGACGAGTCACCGCACCGTCCTGCGCCTCATGCGCTACCTCACCCCCACGGGCGCGATCAGCGAAGAAGGCGTGCGCGCGCTCGAGGATGCGGTCGCCGAGGCGCGGGAGACGGCGCGGCGCGAGGGCGTCGCGGAGCTGCTCGCGACAGCGACCTCCGCGGTGCGCGACGCCACCAACGGCGAGCTCGTCATCGCGCGGATCGAGGAGGCGCTCGGCCAGCCTCTCCAGGTGCTCGGCGGGGAGGACGAGGCGCGCTTCACGTTCCTCGCAGTCCGGCGCTGGCTCGGCTGGTCGGCGGGCCAGATCCTGCTGTTCGACATCGGCGGCGGCTCGTTGGAGATCGCCGCCGGTTCCGACGAGCTTCCCGAGCGCGCCGCATCCGTTCCTCTCGGCGCCGGTCGGATGACCGTCGGCTACCTCCCCGAGGATCCTCCGGGAGAGGAGGCGGTCGAGCGCCTGCGGGCGCACGCCGCGGAGGTGCTCTCCCCCGTGGCGGCCGGGTTCCAGGCACTGCCGCGACCCGACCACGTGGCCGGGTCGTCGAAGGCCATCCGTTCGCTCGCCCGGCTCGCGGGCTATCCGGCGCCGGGGTGGTCCGGGAGCGAACGGCTGCTCCTGCCGCGGCAGGCGCTGGGTTCCTGGATCCCGCGCCTGGCGCGCCTGCCCGCCAGTGCACGCCAGGAGCTCCCGGGAATCACCCCCGATCGCACGTTCCAGATCGTCGCGGGCGCGGTCGTGCTCCACACCGCGATGCGCACGCTGGACATCGACGAGCTCGAGGTGAGCCCGTGGGCGCTGCGCGAGGGCGTGCTGCTGCGCTACATCGAGGCCATGGCCTGGGGCTGA
- the glmM gene encoding phosphoglucosamine mutase — MALFGTDGVRGLANGPLTADLALSLAQATAVVLGQGRSAEARRAAGKRPTAVVARDPRISGEFLAAAVAAGLASSGVDVLDAGVLPTPAAAFLIGDIDADFGVMVSASHNPAPDNGIKIFARGGVKLPDAVEQRIEFALAGPKLQPTGAAVGRIRRFADAEDRYVVHLLQSLPHRLDGLHVVLDCAHGAAAGVSPETFRDAGARVTVIGADPDGLNINDGVGSTHLDHLAAEVLRAGADLGIAHDGDADRCLAVDAAGRVIDGDQIMAILAVSMRDRGVLRDDTLVATVMSNLGLHRAMAANGIRVLQTAVGDRYVLEEMNAGGYALGGEQSGHVIMSDFATTGDGLLTGLHLMSEMARQGRSLAELASVMTVFPQVLINVKDVDRTRVADPGVAEAVAAAEAELGSSGRVLLRASGTEQLVRVMVEAEDAEQAQRIAERLAEVVRERLAL, encoded by the coding sequence ATGGCGTTGTTCGGTACGGACGGCGTGCGGGGGCTGGCGAACGGCCCCCTCACCGCCGATCTGGCGCTATCCCTGGCCCAGGCGACCGCTGTCGTCCTGGGCCAGGGCCGTTCCGCGGAAGCCCGGCGTGCGGCGGGCAAGCGGCCCACCGCTGTCGTCGCGCGCGACCCGCGGATCTCGGGAGAGTTCCTCGCCGCGGCGGTCGCCGCGGGCCTCGCCTCCTCGGGAGTCGACGTCCTGGACGCCGGTGTGCTCCCCACGCCGGCGGCCGCCTTCCTCATCGGCGACATCGACGCCGATTTCGGAGTGATGGTCTCGGCGTCGCACAATCCCGCTCCCGATAACGGGATCAAGATCTTCGCGCGCGGCGGTGTGAAGCTCCCCGACGCCGTCGAGCAGCGCATCGAGTTCGCGCTCGCGGGTCCGAAGCTCCAGCCCACGGGAGCCGCGGTCGGCCGCATCCGTCGCTTCGCCGACGCGGAGGACCGTTACGTCGTCCACCTGCTGCAGTCTCTGCCGCACCGCCTGGACGGCCTGCACGTGGTGCTGGACTGCGCGCACGGCGCGGCCGCCGGTGTCTCTCCCGAGACGTTCCGGGATGCGGGCGCGCGCGTCACCGTGATCGGTGCCGATCCCGACGGGCTCAACATCAACGACGGCGTCGGCTCGACGCATCTCGATCACCTGGCGGCGGAGGTCCTGCGGGCGGGTGCCGACCTCGGCATCGCGCACGACGGCGACGCCGACCGTTGCCTCGCCGTGGATGCGGCGGGCCGCGTGATCGACGGTGATCAGATCATGGCGATCCTCGCCGTGTCGATGCGTGATCGCGGCGTGCTGCGCGACGACACCCTCGTCGCCACCGTGATGAGCAACCTGGGGCTCCACCGGGCCATGGCGGCCAACGGCATCCGTGTCCTGCAGACGGCCGTCGGAGACCGTTACGTGCTCGAGGAGATGAACGCCGGCGGATACGCGCTGGGCGGCGAGCAGTCGGGTCATGTGATCATGAGCGACTTCGCCACGACGGGCGATGGACTGCTGACCGGGTTGCACCTGATGTCCGAGATGGCTCGCCAGGGGCGCTCGCTGGCCGAGCTCGCTTCGGTGATGACCGTCTTCCCGCAGGTGCTCATCAACGTCAAGGACGTCGACCGCACCCGGGTCGCCGATCCGGGTGTCGCGGAGGCCGTCGCTGCGGCGGAAGCAGAGCTCGGATCCAGCGGACGCGTGCTCCTTCGCGCGTCAGGGACCGAGCAGCTCGTGCGCGTCATGGTCGAGGCGGAGGATGCCGAGCAGGCCCAGCGGATCGCGGAGAGGCTGGCGGAGGTCGTGCGCGAGCGTCTCGCTCTCTGA
- a CDS encoding response regulator: MARLRIALVEDQPLYRDMLVGLLRAVPDFDLVVAAGSAAETAAFPRDLDIALLDITLPDGDGIEVGRRLQERQSSLSIVLLSAVDRLNTLLDVPEEQRRRWSYLSKTSALSAPSLVSALRASAGGRSVLDRELVERRRARPRGRLAGLSNRQFEVLTLLAEGLTNTAIARRLSLADRSVDNHVNAVYSALGLGGDAERNPRVSAVRIFLEESA; encoded by the coding sequence GTGGCGAGACTGCGCATCGCACTCGTCGAGGACCAGCCCCTCTACCGCGACATGCTCGTGGGTCTCCTCCGCGCCGTCCCGGACTTCGACCTCGTCGTCGCCGCCGGCTCCGCTGCGGAGACCGCCGCCTTCCCCCGCGATCTCGACATCGCGCTGCTGGACATCACCCTCCCCGACGGCGACGGCATCGAGGTGGGCCGTCGGCTGCAGGAGCGCCAGAGCTCCCTGTCGATCGTGCTGCTGTCGGCCGTGGACCGCCTCAACACCCTGCTCGACGTGCCGGAAGAGCAACGCCGCCGATGGAGCTATCTCTCCAAGACCTCCGCGCTGTCGGCGCCGTCGCTCGTCTCCGCCCTCCGCGCAAGTGCGGGAGGGCGCAGCGTGCTCGATCGTGAGCTCGTCGAGCGTCGCCGCGCGCGCCCGCGCGGTCGCCTCGCGGGCCTCAGCAACCGTCAATTCGAAGTGCTCACACTCCTGGCCGAGGGGTTGACGAACACCGCCATCGCCCGCCGCCTCAGTCTCGCCGACCGCTCCGTCGACAACCACGTCAACGCCGTCTACAGCGCCCTGGGCCTCGGCGGGGACGCCGAGCGCAACCCCCGCGTGAGCGCCGTGCGCATCTTCCTCGAGGAGAGCGCGTGA
- the rpsI gene encoding 30S ribosomal protein S9, which translates to MANIEETTNYSTETPADLEAAAVERPVLSVPGAAVGRRKQAIARVRIVPGTGKITINGRTFEDYFPNKLHQQLVTDPFTILNLTDAYDVIARIHGGGPSGQAGALRLGIARSLNGIDEENNRPTLKKAGFLSRDARVKERKKAGLKKARKAPQYSKR; encoded by the coding sequence GTGGCGAACATCGAAGAAACCACCAACTACTCGACCGAGACTCCGGCCGACCTCGAGGCTGCGGCCGTCGAGCGTCCCGTGCTCTCCGTCCCCGGCGCCGCCGTGGGTCGTCGCAAGCAGGCCATCGCCCGCGTGCGTATCGTTCCCGGCACCGGCAAGATCACGATCAACGGCCGCACGTTCGAGGACTACTTCCCGAACAAGCTGCACCAGCAGCTCGTGACCGACCCCTTCACGATCCTCAACCTCACCGACGCGTACGACGTGATCGCCCGCATCCACGGTGGTGGCCCGTCGGGTCAGGCCGGTGCGCTGCGTCTGGGCATCGCCCGCTCGCTCAACGGCATCGACGAGGAGAACAACCGCCCGACCCTCAAGAAGGCCGGCTTCCTCTCGCGCGACGCTCGTGTGAAGGAGCGCAAGAAGGCTGGTCTCAAGAAGGCCCGCAAGGCTCCTCAGTACTCGAAGCGCTGA
- a CDS encoding fibronectin type III domain-containing protein encodes MTAKHPLIDLLRVRSRGWATALVLTGVVLVAPIVVAQPAHAAGDVCDLCSINFDPNACDAIGGWPYDSTLEAAPPAVSGGGVTPPQQPEPAQPAQPQPAQPQPAQPQPAQPGVATQNDSGSKASNSGAPSGTVPATGAVAATVPAAPGGLASSVSGRVLSLTWSAPADGGSALTGYKLVINHGTPLAVGADATSYEITLGPGEYEAQLYATNALGDSEPTAAVAGIVISASATPTPSASASVLHASSASNETDAAPVAGGIAAVVLLLAAGGGSLLWWLRRRHAVATAD; translated from the coding sequence ATGACAGCGAAACATCCACTCATCGATCTCCTGCGGGTGCGATCCCGGGGCTGGGCGACAGCGCTCGTTCTGACCGGAGTCGTCCTCGTCGCCCCCATCGTCGTTGCGCAGCCGGCGCACGCGGCCGGAGACGTCTGCGATCTGTGCTCGATCAACTTCGACCCGAACGCCTGCGACGCGATCGGGGGCTGGCCGTACGACTCCACTCTTGAAGCGGCGCCGCCAGCGGTGTCCGGCGGAGGCGTGACACCCCCGCAGCAGCCCGAACCCGCGCAGCCCGCTCAACCGCAGCCCGCTCAACCGCAGCCCGCTCAACCCCAACCGGCTCAGCCCGGGGTCGCCACGCAGAACGATTCGGGCAGCAAGGCGAGCAACTCCGGGGCGCCGTCGGGTACGGTGCCGGCGACGGGTGCCGTCGCCGCGACGGTGCCCGCCGCTCCCGGCGGGCTGGCGTCGTCGGTGTCGGGCCGTGTGCTGTCGCTCACGTGGAGCGCCCCGGCCGACGGCGGGTCGGCGCTCACGGGCTACAAGCTCGTCATCAATCACGGCACCCCGTTGGCGGTCGGCGCCGATGCGACATCGTACGAGATCACGCTCGGCCCCGGCGAATACGAGGCCCAGCTCTACGCGACCAATGCGCTCGGCGACTCCGAGCCCACCGCGGCCGTCGCCGGCATCGTCATCTCCGCCTCGGCGACCCCGACGCCGAGTGCGAGCGCATCGGTGCTCCACGCCTCGTCGGCGTCGAACGAGACGGATGCGGCGCCGGTCGCCGGCGGCATCGCCGCGGTCGTGCTCCTCCTCGCCGCCGGCGGCGGTTCGCTCCTGTGGTGGCTCCGCCGGCGCCACGCCGTCGCGACCGCCGATTGA
- a CDS encoding fibronectin type III domain-containing protein yields the protein MTRPRRFAAALVAASIGLGGAVAITPAAHAAPTPSGALDYFADTIPGLREGSVLTPVTFERFESLLNSSGRFAFLIGGPEDATIAAAATHIDAVAAEYGVDEVYVFDPRLDGDSLDIRTTGNAELAALYPRLTTNFLNKDTTPQFGVPTTDPYLFVYDKDHTIGGAEDRIVTSLGGTVSAAGLDDDADVAGYRAQVAQVFDGLGDGGADTQSSFEFFSNAVNARHSATYADASLYGGDIFTGEDSDGFALQSMTYPELVHLLESDGEHVILFGGTWCHNTRAVISQIDRAAAASDDKTVYVFDLRLDGWSGGQAHIRDTNSAFAHLYGDLVAEHFPVLRTQYVPAAGAGQRVDYYPGGDTTVARATAQKLQVPYLVRYDKDRGGIVDDWIRDNGDGSFTEYMTEYWWVAGLPGKRPNNVTEEAWPARQAANWAFADEAVAKIDLFFADDEQPPAATAPYAPAAPSATVSGRDITVSWVAPFDGGSPITAYGVSLDRAEPIEVAPEVTTLTLRDVTPGAHNVTVSAVNAVGATTSAASVVTVADAAPSPEPVLEPTVTVTGDLRPGGSIVVTGAHLPADTRVTVELHSVPQTLGTDDVAADGSFRLQAVVPTATPAGAHAVVVLVDGVEIARAAVTITSAPAALAATGSEAPVALGVLGGALLLAGVASLTIRRRRSA from the coding sequence ATGACCAGACCTCGCAGGTTCGCGGCCGCCCTCGTGGCCGCATCCATCGGCCTCGGCGGCGCCGTCGCCATCACACCCGCCGCTCACGCGGCACCGACTCCGAGTGGCGCCCTCGACTACTTCGCCGACACGATTCCGGGGCTCCGCGAGGGCTCCGTGCTGACCCCGGTCACCTTCGAGCGTTTCGAGAGTCTGCTCAATTCGTCGGGGCGCTTCGCGTTCCTCATCGGCGGGCCGGAGGATGCGACCATCGCCGCCGCAGCGACGCACATCGACGCGGTCGCCGCCGAATACGGTGTCGACGAGGTCTACGTGTTCGACCCGCGGCTCGACGGCGACAGCCTCGACATCCGCACGACCGGCAATGCGGAGCTCGCCGCGCTCTATCCGCGCCTGACGACGAATTTCCTCAACAAGGACACGACGCCCCAGTTCGGAGTGCCCACGACGGACCCCTACCTGTTCGTCTACGACAAGGACCACACGATCGGCGGTGCCGAGGACCGCATCGTCACCTCGCTCGGCGGCACGGTGAGCGCCGCCGGGCTCGACGATGACGCCGACGTCGCGGGGTACCGCGCCCAGGTGGCGCAGGTGTTCGACGGTCTCGGCGACGGCGGGGCCGACACGCAGAGTTCGTTCGAGTTCTTCTCGAACGCCGTGAACGCGCGGCACTCCGCGACGTACGCCGATGCCAGCCTGTACGGCGGAGACATCTTCACGGGCGAGGACAGCGACGGGTTCGCCTTGCAGTCGATGACCTACCCGGAGCTCGTGCATCTCCTCGAATCCGATGGCGAACACGTCATCCTGTTCGGCGGCACGTGGTGCCACAACACCCGTGCCGTCATCAGCCAGATCGACCGGGCGGCCGCCGCATCCGATGACAAGACCGTCTACGTGTTCGATCTGCGATTGGACGGCTGGAGCGGTGGGCAGGCGCACATCCGCGACACGAACTCCGCCTTCGCGCACCTGTACGGCGACCTCGTGGCGGAGCACTTCCCCGTGCTGCGTACGCAGTACGTGCCGGCGGCGGGTGCCGGTCAGCGGGTCGACTACTACCCGGGCGGCGATACGACCGTCGCGCGCGCCACGGCGCAGAAGCTTCAGGTGCCCTATCTGGTCCGTTACGACAAGGACCGGGGCGGAATCGTGGACGACTGGATCCGGGACAACGGCGACGGCTCGTTCACCGAGTACATGACCGAGTATTGGTGGGTGGCAGGCCTTCCCGGCAAGCGCCCGAACAACGTCACCGAGGAGGCGTGGCCGGCTCGTCAGGCTGCAAACTGGGCCTTCGCGGACGAGGCGGTCGCGAAGATCGACCTCTTCTTCGCGGACGACGAGCAGCCGCCGGCGGCGACCGCGCCGTACGCGCCCGCCGCGCCGTCGGCGACTGTTTCCGGGCGTGACATCACGGTCAGCTGGGTGGCACCGTTCGACGGCGGCTCGCCGATCACCGCCTACGGCGTGAGCCTCGACCGCGCAGAGCCGATCGAGGTGGCGCCCGAGGTGACCACGCTGACGCTGCGCGACGTGACTCCCGGAGCGCACAACGTGACCGTGAGCGCTGTGAATGCGGTGGGGGCGACCACGTCGGCCGCCTCGGTCGTCACGGTCGCGGACGCGGCTCCGAGCCCGGAGCCGGTGCTCGAGCCGACCGTGACGGTGACGGGGGATCTTCGTCCGGGCGGGAGCATCGTGGTCACCGGGGCCCATCTCCCCGCCGACACCAGGGTGACCGTCGAGCTGCACTCCGTGCCGCAGACGCTGGGCACCGACGACGTCGCCGCCGACGGCAGCTTCCGTCTGCAGGCCGTCGTCCCGACGGCGACGCCCGCCGGTGCGCACGCGGTCGTCGTGCTCGTCGACGGCGTCGAGATCGCGCGCGCCGCTGTCACGATCACGTCGGCGCCCGCGGCGCTTGCGGCCACCGGCAGCGAGGCACCGGTCGCACTCGGTGTCCTCGGTGGTGCGTTGCTGCTCGCGGGTGTCGCATCACTCACGATTCGGCGTCGACGCTCCGCCTGA
- a CDS encoding TetR family transcriptional regulator, translating to MGLHQLNMEELIRRVGVPRSSAFAAFGGKDQLLSALMLRLLEPRGPHPIGYSAATIQIATAVFEQYADHLVDAKGEPDPVGIERVLKESVRRAIGQNVLDTMASTEWKNYMALSVSVSSLPADQQAEVRRALAASETRFLAEIADIYQRVLARVEREPVPGVTWLQIAAAGASLIEGMASKRLVGIEGIDDVVLREGIDGEEVPWELPALAFWSLLMGLTRAVGEPRHTA from the coding sequence GTGGGGCTGCATCAGCTCAACATGGAAGAGCTCATCCGGCGCGTCGGTGTGCCGCGAAGCTCGGCGTTCGCGGCGTTCGGCGGCAAGGACCAGCTGCTCTCCGCGTTGATGCTGCGCCTGCTGGAGCCGCGCGGGCCGCATCCGATCGGCTACTCCGCCGCCACCATCCAGATCGCGACCGCGGTCTTCGAGCAGTATGCGGACCACCTGGTCGATGCGAAGGGTGAGCCCGACCCCGTCGGCATCGAGCGGGTTCTGAAAGAGTCCGTGCGCCGAGCCATCGGACAGAACGTGCTCGACACGATGGCCTCCACCGAGTGGAAGAACTACATGGCGCTCTCCGTTTCGGTGAGCTCGCTTCCCGCCGACCAACAGGCGGAGGTGCGCCGTGCGCTCGCGGCGAGCGAGACCCGATTCCTTGCGGAGATCGCCGACATCTATCAGCGGGTCCTCGCCCGCGTGGAGCGGGAGCCGGTTCCCGGAGTCACCTGGCTGCAGATCGCCGCGGCCGGAGCATCGCTCATCGAGGGCATGGCCAGCAAGCGTCTCGTCGGTATCGAAGGAATCGACGACGTCGTGCTGCGCGAAGGCATCGACGGCGAAGAGGTCCCGTGGGAGCTGCCCGCACTGGCGTTCTGGTCGCTGCTCATGGGCCTGACCCGTGCCGTGGGAGAACCCCGTCATACGGCCTGA
- the coaA gene encoding type I pantothenate kinase — protein sequence MPEETTLSAASAESLYREIERADWARLARGMDQPLTEAEVVQLRGLGDMLDVTEVREVYVPLSRLLSLRASATKRLGAEESTFLGEPDETTPFVIGVAGSVAVGKSTIARLLRELVSRWPGTPHVELVTTDGFLYPNAELERRGLMDRKGFPESYDRRALIAFLTAVKSGAAEVHAPYYSHMRYDIVPDAHTSVHRPDVLIVEGLNVLQPPPVPHDVAVSDLFDFSIYVDADPAHIQRWYTDRFLALRDAAFSNPNSFFRGLADISDEDARERAAYYWNSINLPNLIENVLPTRHRASLVLRKGASHAVETVLLRKL from the coding sequence GTGCCAGAGGAGACCACCCTGTCGGCGGCGTCAGCCGAGTCCCTGTACCGCGAGATCGAGCGCGCCGACTGGGCGCGATTGGCCCGCGGCATGGACCAGCCGCTGACCGAGGCCGAGGTCGTGCAGCTGCGGGGCCTGGGCGACATGCTCGACGTCACCGAGGTGCGCGAGGTGTATGTGCCATTGAGTCGGCTGCTGTCTCTGCGGGCCTCCGCCACGAAGCGTCTCGGCGCGGAGGAGAGCACCTTCCTGGGCGAGCCCGACGAGACCACGCCGTTCGTGATCGGCGTGGCCGGCTCCGTCGCCGTCGGGAAGTCGACGATCGCGCGGCTGCTGCGCGAGCTCGTGAGTCGCTGGCCGGGCACGCCGCACGTGGAGCTCGTCACCACCGACGGCTTCCTCTATCCCAACGCGGAGCTGGAACGGCGCGGGTTGATGGACCGCAAGGGCTTTCCCGAGTCCTACGACCGCCGCGCGCTGATCGCGTTCCTCACGGCGGTGAAGTCGGGGGCCGCCGAGGTGCACGCGCCGTACTACTCGCACATGCGGTACGACATCGTCCCCGACGCGCACACGAGCGTGCACCGGCCGGACGTCCTCATCGTCGAAGGCCTCAACGTGCTGCAGCCGCCGCCCGTTCCGCACGACGTCGCGGTGAGCGACCTGTTCGACTTCTCGATCTATGTGGATGCCGACCCCGCGCACATCCAGCGCTGGTACACCGACCGGTTCCTGGCGCTGCGCGACGCAGCCTTCAGCAACCCGAACTCGTTCTTCCGCGGGCTCGCGGACATCTCGGACGAGGATGCGCGCGAGCGCGCCGCGTACTACTGGAACAGCATCAACCTGCCGAACCTCATCGAGAACGTGCTGCCCACGCGTCACCGCGCCTCGCTCGTGCTGCGCAAGGGCGCCTCGCACGCCGTCGAGACGGTGCTCCTGCGCAAGCTCTGA
- a CDS encoding dicarboxylate/amino acid:cation symporter: protein MLADFDPLAAVSLGLVLVAFGGLVVLRRRGLGFTSLVLIALLLGVGVGAAFGGHLSYVEFLGDIYVQLITAVVAPLIFISVLSSVTSLGSVAKLRTIGLSSTLWLLATNAIAIVLTLAVVLTIGLGKGVQLDLAQSGADSLTGLLRPLDDVLLGLFPANLAGDFVGNNIVPIILFALVLAVAWIVASHREDPQLRAFKDVVDGTKKVVMTAVGFVVELTPYAVLALVASTTAVALIRIDTVLSLLAVLIVAFAVTFFDAYVVNGLLLRLVADVNPLRWFRLLTPAQYTAFTTQSSVGTLPITIPTLVRKVGVPEDVAAFAAPVGTTIGMPGCAGIWPIIVAVFSINVLGIDYSLTDYLVLAALCLLVSLGTAGVPGTAIITATAVLTAVGLPVEILVILVPISAVAGTASTMANVSAAATVATIVARRRGVLDDAVFRASPGDRRPGARAEAAGSSVPAADTAVLDAPTETVPVAPTRASARQSGAETEAIPLPDDALIGQCEIPPVSRASRTP, encoded by the coding sequence ATGCTCGCTGACTTCGACCCGCTCGCCGCGGTCTCCCTGGGCCTCGTGCTCGTCGCTTTCGGGGGGCTCGTCGTGCTCCGTCGACGCGGCTTGGGGTTCACGAGCCTGGTGCTGATCGCGCTGCTACTCGGTGTCGGTGTCGGTGCCGCCTTCGGCGGTCACCTCTCGTATGTCGAGTTCCTCGGCGACATCTACGTGCAGCTGATCACTGCAGTCGTGGCCCCGCTGATCTTCATCTCCGTGCTCTCCAGTGTGACCTCCCTCGGCTCTGTCGCGAAGCTGCGCACGATCGGGCTCTCGAGCACGCTGTGGCTGCTCGCGACGAACGCCATCGCGATCGTCCTGACACTCGCTGTCGTGCTGACGATCGGACTGGGCAAAGGCGTGCAGCTCGATCTCGCGCAGAGCGGCGCCGACTCCCTGACGGGTCTGCTCCGGCCTCTCGACGACGTCCTGCTGGGGCTGTTCCCCGCGAACCTGGCCGGAGACTTCGTCGGCAACAACATCGTGCCGATCATCCTCTTCGCCCTCGTCCTGGCCGTGGCGTGGATCGTCGCCTCGCATCGCGAGGATCCGCAGCTTCGCGCATTCAAGGACGTGGTCGACGGAACGAAGAAGGTCGTCATGACCGCGGTGGGCTTCGTCGTGGAGCTGACGCCCTACGCGGTGCTGGCACTCGTGGCCTCGACGACGGCCGTCGCCCTGATACGGATCGACACTGTTCTGTCACTGCTCGCGGTGCTGATCGTGGCGTTCGCCGTGACCTTCTTCGACGCCTACGTGGTCAACGGGCTCCTGCTGCGGCTCGTGGCGGATGTGAATCCCCTCCGCTGGTTCCGCCTGCTCACCCCCGCGCAGTACACCGCATTCACCACGCAGTCGAGCGTCGGCACGTTGCCGATCACGATCCCCACCCTCGTGCGCAAGGTGGGAGTACCGGAGGACGTCGCGGCGTTCGCCGCGCCCGTCGGCACCACGATCGGCATGCCAGGATGCGCAGGCATCTGGCCGATCATCGTCGCCGTCTTCTCCATCAACGTTCTCGGCATCGACTACTCGCTGACCGACTATCTCGTGCTCGCCGCCCTGTGCCTGCTCGTGTCGCTCGGCACGGCTGGTGTACCGGGAACCGCCATCATCACGGCCACGGCGGTGCTCACCGCCGTGGGTCTGCCCGTCGAGATCCTCGTCATCCTCGTGCCCATCAGCGCCGTAGCGGGAACCGCGAGCACGATGGCCAACGTCAGCGCCGCGGCGACAGTGGCGACGATCGTCGCTCGTCGCCGTGGCGTGCTCGATGACGCCGTCTTCCGAGCATCGCCCGGAGACCGGCGTCCGGGAGCGCGCGCGGAGGCCGCCGGCTCCTCCGTGCCGGCCGCCGATACGGCGGTGCTCGACGCGCCCACCGAGACCGTGCCGGTCGCCCCCACACGCGCCAGCGCGCGCCAGTCGGGCGCCGAAACCGAAGCCATCCCACTGCCCGACGACGCGCTCATCGGCCAGTGCGAGATCCCACCCGTCTCCCGAGCATCGAGGACTCCATGA
- a CDS encoding sensor histidine kinase, with protein sequence MSGDPPSDIALVDRAADQRQFSFVALALGGTLSLAISAQAVLLLGINAVSLRGTDASPFGDLVIRVTINLCGVAIATLLASRARLIFRTGIVRIAVLVGCAGCAAACRAAAQILVGIYPSVALALADAAIATLLMSVTFVFALQSVGSRRRARESERARLAQAAQATAALAALHDEELHVRREIADTLHGTLQGRVVMLQADLRDVAAALDGDQRSRIERIREELDALRENELRAVSATLYPEGIDRGVVAALRALVSRIPAAIDASFTIVPSGAEPELDLGRRLALVRVAEEGVSNALRHGLAAQIDVVLHVGPDEVRLSVRDDGIGVDPTAALSGLGRLTDRLEGLGGCLVLTPTEPGAELVARVPRG encoded by the coding sequence GTGAGCGGAGATCCGCCGAGCGACATCGCTCTTGTGGATCGGGCCGCCGATCAGCGGCAGTTCTCCTTCGTCGCCCTGGCCCTCGGCGGCACCCTCTCCCTGGCCATCAGCGCCCAGGCCGTCCTCCTGCTCGGGATCAACGCCGTATCCCTGCGCGGCACGGACGCATCGCCGTTCGGCGATCTCGTCATCCGGGTGACCATCAACCTCTGCGGCGTCGCGATCGCCACGCTCCTCGCAAGCCGCGCACGCCTGATCTTCCGCACCGGGATCGTTCGCATCGCGGTGCTCGTCGGCTGCGCGGGGTGCGCGGCGGCGTGCCGAGCCGCCGCGCAGATCCTCGTCGGGATCTATCCCTCCGTGGCACTCGCGCTCGCTGATGCGGCCATTGCGACGCTCCTCATGTCGGTGACCTTCGTGTTCGCGCTGCAGAGCGTCGGGTCCCGGCGCCGCGCGCGCGAGTCCGAGCGGGCCCGCCTCGCGCAGGCGGCGCAGGCGACCGCGGCATTGGCCGCGCTGCACGACGAGGAGCTCCACGTCCGACGGGAGATCGCGGACACCCTCCACGGCACGCTGCAGGGGCGCGTCGTGATGCTGCAGGCCGACCTGCGTGATGTGGCCGCCGCGCTCGACGGCGATCAGCGCAGCAGGATCGAGCGGATCCGCGAGGAGTTGGACGCCCTGCGCGAGAACGAACTGCGCGCCGTGAGCGCGACTCTCTATCCCGAAGGCATCGACCGCGGAGTGGTCGCCGCCCTCCGGGCGCTGGTCTCCCGCATCCCGGCCGCGATCGACGCGTCCTTCACGATTGTCCCCTCGGGGGCCGAGCCCGAACTCGACCTCGGCCGTCGGCTCGCGCTCGTGCGCGTCGCGGAGGAAGGGGTCTCGAACGCGCTGCGGCACGGGCTGGCCGCACAGATCGACGTCGTCCTGCACGTCGGGCCCGACGAGGTGAGACTCAGCGTGCGCGACGACGGCATCGGAGTGGACCCGACCGCCGCGCTGAGCGGGCTGGGCCGCCTGACCGACCGACTGGAGGGGTTGGGCGGATGCCTGGTGCTGACTCCGACGGAGCCCGGAGCCGAACTCGTCGCCCGGGTGCCGCGAGGCTGA